In Rhodoferax koreense, a genomic segment contains:
- a CDS encoding FadR/GntR family transcriptional regulator: MPLQTLEPQRLYRQIAEQLRALIEAGEFAVGARLPAERELAQQLGVSRPSVREALIAMEVEGWVEVRTGSGVYVLDRSTRAGDAGASRDVQVPPTEWGPLELIRARRVVEGEIAALAAVQARPRDLKAMDQAMASMRRDTALGVLPLEGDRAFHLAVVQACGNTVLTETVQTFWDSRRGPLFTRLGGYFETVESWRAAIDEHEAIVAAVRAHDGPAARTAMQAHMDKSHIRFSVSWRRVKPS; this comes from the coding sequence ATGCCCCTGCAGACCCTCGAACCCCAACGCCTGTACCGCCAGATCGCCGAGCAATTGCGCGCGCTGATCGAGGCCGGCGAGTTCGCCGTGGGCGCCCGCCTGCCCGCCGAGCGCGAACTGGCGCAGCAACTCGGCGTGAGCCGCCCCTCGGTGCGCGAGGCGCTGATCGCCATGGAAGTCGAAGGCTGGGTCGAGGTGCGCACCGGCTCGGGCGTGTATGTGCTCGACCGCAGCACCCGGGCCGGCGATGCCGGCGCGAGCCGCGACGTGCAGGTGCCGCCGACCGAATGGGGGCCGCTCGAATTGATCCGCGCCCGCCGCGTGGTCGAAGGCGAGATCGCCGCACTCGCCGCCGTGCAGGCGCGCCCGCGCGACCTCAAGGCCATGGACCAGGCCATGGCCTCGATGCGCCGCGACACGGCGCTCGGCGTGCTGCCGCTGGAGGGCGACCGCGCCTTCCACCTGGCCGTCGTGCAAGCCTGCGGCAACACGGTGCTGACCGAGACCGTGCAGACCTTCTGGGATTCACGCCGCGGCCCGCTGTTCACGCGGCTCGGCGGCTACTTCGAGACCGTGGAATCCTGGCGCGCGGCGATCGACGAACACGAGGCCATCGTCGCCGCCGTGCGCGCGCACGACGGCCCCGCAGCACGCACCGCGATGCAGGCCCACATGGACAAATCGCACATCCGCTTCAGCGTGAGCTGGCGGCGTGTCAAACCCAGCTGA
- the argB gene encoding acetylglutamate kinase: MSNPADPDLSKIAPREKAEILAQALPYIRKFHGKTLVIKYGGNAMTDPALQADFAEDVVLLKLVGMNPVVVHGGGPQIETALKRLGKTGHFIQGMRVTDEETMEVVEWVLAGEVQQDIVGLINQAGGKAVGLTGRDGGLIRAQKLKMVDNTDPTKEHDVGSVGDIVAIDPSVVKALQDDAFIPVISPIGFGEQNESYNINADVVAGKLATVLKAEKLVLLTNTPGVLDKAGKLLTDLTAREIDELFADGTISGGMLPKIAGALDAAKSGVNAVHIIDGRVPHAMLLEILTDQAYGTMIRSH, encoded by the coding sequence ATGTCCAACCCTGCCGATCCTGACCTGTCCAAAATCGCCCCGCGCGAGAAAGCCGAAATCCTGGCGCAGGCCTTGCCGTACATCCGCAAGTTCCACGGCAAGACGCTGGTCATCAAGTACGGCGGCAACGCCATGACCGATCCTGCGCTGCAGGCCGACTTCGCCGAAGACGTGGTGCTGCTGAAGCTGGTGGGCATGAACCCGGTGGTGGTGCATGGCGGCGGGCCGCAGATCGAGACAGCGCTCAAGCGGCTGGGCAAGACCGGGCATTTCATCCAGGGCATGCGCGTCACCGACGAAGAGACCATGGAAGTGGTCGAATGGGTGCTGGCCGGCGAGGTGCAGCAGGACATCGTGGGCCTGATCAACCAGGCCGGTGGCAAGGCCGTGGGCCTGACGGGCCGTGACGGCGGGCTGATCCGCGCGCAGAAGCTCAAGATGGTCGACAACACCGATCCCACCAAGGAACACGACGTGGGCTCGGTCGGCGACATCGTTGCGATCGACCCGAGCGTGGTCAAGGCGCTGCAGGACGACGCGTTCATTCCCGTCATCAGCCCGATCGGCTTCGGCGAGCAGAACGAAAGCTACAACATCAATGCCGACGTGGTCGCCGGCAAGCTGGCCACGGTGCTCAAGGCTGAGAAGCTCGTGCTGCTGACCAACACGCCCGGCGTGCTCGACAAGGCTGGCAAGCTCTTGACCGACCTGACCGCGCGCGAGATCGACGAGCTGTTCGCCGACGGCACGATCTCCGGCGGCATGCTGCCCAAGATCGCTGGCGCGCTGGATGCGGCCAAGAGCGGCGTGAACGCCGTGCACATCATCGACGGCCGCGTGCCGCACGCCATGCTGCTGGAGATCCTGACCGATCAGGCGTATGGCACGATGATCCGGTCGCACTAG
- a CDS encoding malate/lactate/ureidoglycolate dehydrogenase: MSKTIPAHDLQAQVATILIAAGSSREEADQVAANLVLANLSGHDSHGVGMVPRYVDAVLEKGLSPNAAVKVNLDIGTMLSLDGQRGYGQIVGVQAMELGMARAKQHGSCIMTLGNAHHLGRIGHFAEMAVAQGLVSIHFVNVMSRPVVAPWGGADGRFGTNPCCIGVPLEGREPFVLDFATSRVAQGKMRVAHNKGIQVEAGTLIDEKGNPTTDPGVVVVPQSNGLFGALMTFGEHKGYGMAVACELLGGALSGGGTWHHPTTAARAVVNGMLTILIDPAKLGTQASFAREADAFVDWLKKGPVAPGFDAVKIAGDPERATRVARREEGITVDDQTWQEILDAGAKVGVAV; the protein is encoded by the coding sequence ATGTCAAAAACCATTCCAGCGCACGACCTACAAGCGCAAGTAGCTACGATTCTGATAGCAGCCGGCAGCAGCCGCGAAGAGGCCGACCAAGTCGCGGCCAACCTGGTGCTGGCCAACCTCAGCGGCCACGATTCACACGGCGTGGGCATGGTGCCGCGCTACGTCGACGCCGTGCTCGAGAAAGGCCTGAGCCCCAACGCGGCGGTCAAGGTCAACCTCGACATCGGCACCATGCTGTCGCTCGACGGACAACGCGGCTACGGCCAGATCGTGGGCGTGCAGGCGATGGAGCTCGGCATGGCGCGCGCCAAGCAGCACGGCAGCTGCATCATGACCCTGGGCAACGCGCACCACCTGGGCCGCATCGGCCACTTCGCCGAGATGGCGGTGGCGCAGGGCCTGGTGTCCATCCACTTCGTCAATGTGATGTCGCGGCCGGTGGTGGCGCCCTGGGGCGGCGCGGACGGCCGCTTTGGCACCAACCCTTGCTGCATCGGCGTGCCGCTGGAAGGCCGCGAGCCCTTCGTGCTCGACTTCGCCACCAGCCGCGTGGCCCAGGGCAAGATGCGGGTGGCGCACAACAAGGGCATCCAGGTCGAGGCGGGCACCCTGATCGACGAGAAAGGCAACCCGACCACCGATCCCGGCGTGGTGGTGGTGCCGCAGAGCAACGGTCTGTTCGGCGCGCTCATGACCTTCGGCGAACACAAGGGCTACGGCATGGCGGTGGCGTGTGAACTGCTCGGCGGCGCGCTCAGCGGCGGCGGCACCTGGCACCACCCCACCACGGCGGCGCGCGCCGTGGTCAACGGCATGCTGACCATCCTCATCGACCCGGCCAAGCTCGGCACCCAGGCCAGCTTCGCGCGGGAGGCCGATGCCTTCGTGGACTGGCTCAAGAAGGGTCCGGTGGCGCCAGGCTTCGACGCGGTGAAGATTGCCGGCGACCCCGAACGCGCCACCCGCGTGGCCCGGCGCGAGGAAGGCATCACCGTGGACGACCAGACCTGGCAGGAGATTCTGGATGCGGGGGCGAAGGTGGGCGTGGCGGTTTGA
- a CDS encoding SDR family oxidoreductase, which translates to MRLKGKTALVTAAGQGIGQAAVMALAAEGAQVWATDVNEKLLAAYEGVANVKALPLNVLDKAAIQALIAGMPQIDVLFNCAGVVHNGSIEAATDDDLDFAFNLNVRAQFWAIQAALPRMLTNTSPTGSQGWGSIINMASVCGSLKGLPNRCVYGTTKAAVVGLTKSVAADYVARGIRCNAIAPGTVDTPSLHDRINANADPVAARAAFVARQPMGRLAQAHEIVPIVVYLAGDESAFATGQVYSVDGGMTI; encoded by the coding sequence ATGAGGCTTAAAGGTAAAACCGCGCTGGTCACGGCGGCTGGACAGGGGATCGGCCAAGCCGCCGTGATGGCGCTGGCGGCCGAGGGGGCCCAGGTCTGGGCCACCGACGTGAACGAAAAACTGCTGGCGGCCTATGAGGGTGTGGCCAACGTCAAGGCCTTGCCGCTGAACGTGCTCGACAAGGCCGCCATCCAGGCGTTGATCGCCGGCATGCCGCAGATCGACGTGTTGTTCAACTGCGCGGGCGTGGTGCACAACGGCAGCATCGAGGCCGCCACCGACGACGACCTCGATTTCGCCTTCAACCTCAACGTGCGCGCGCAGTTCTGGGCCATCCAGGCCGCGCTGCCGCGCATGCTGACCAACACCAGCCCGACCGGCAGCCAGGGCTGGGGCAGCATCATCAACATGGCCAGCGTCTGTGGCAGCCTCAAGGGCCTGCCGAACCGCTGCGTCTACGGCACGACCAAGGCGGCCGTGGTCGGCCTCACCAAGAGCGTGGCCGCCGACTACGTGGCCCGCGGCATCCGCTGCAACGCCATCGCACCCGGCACCGTGGACACGCCTTCGCTGCACGACCGCATCAACGCCAACGCCGACCCGGTCGCCGCGCGTGCCGCCTTCGTCGCACGCCAGCCCATGGGGCGCCTGGCGCAGGCGCACGAGATCGTGCCCATCGTGGTCTATCTGGCCGGCGACGAATCCGCGTTCGCCACGGGCCAGGTCTATTCCGTCGACGGCGGCATGACCATATGA
- a CDS encoding UxaA family hydrolase translates to MTTTTATPPFIRLHPQDDVLISRQQLLGGAVVEGIAVRGIIPPGHKIATHAIATGEPVRRYNQIIGFASRPIGPGEHVHTHNLNMGPDKGDFARDYAFGADVKPDAPRLEATFMGIKRPDGRVATRNYIGILSSVNCSATAAKAIAAHFSRQTNPSALADFPNIDGVVALTHGTGCGMDTEGLGMQLLERTLTGYATHANFGGVIAIGLGCEAAQITAWLAHASLKEGENFRTFNIQDTGGTQKTVKKGIELITEMLPRVNDVKREPCSASHITIGLQCGGSDGYSGISANPALGAAVDLLVAHGGTAILSETPEVYGAEHLLTRRAVKPEIAEKLVNRIKWWEHYTEINGGEMNNNPSPGNKAGGLTTILEKSLGAVAKGGTTNLEGVYEYAEPVTAHGFVFMDTPGYDPVSATGQVAGGANVICFTTGRGSAYGCAPSPSLKLATNSALWQRQEEDMDINCGEIIDGGSSVQEMGRRIFELVLATASGERSKSEKHGYGQNEFVPWQVGAVM, encoded by the coding sequence ATGACCACCACCACCGCCACCCCTCCTTTCATCCGGCTCCACCCCCAGGACGACGTGCTGATCTCGCGCCAGCAACTGCTCGGCGGTGCGGTGGTCGAAGGCATCGCCGTGCGCGGCATCATTCCGCCGGGCCACAAGATCGCCACCCACGCCATCGCCACCGGCGAGCCGGTGCGGCGCTACAACCAGATCATCGGCTTCGCCTCGCGCCCGATCGGCCCGGGTGAACACGTGCACACGCACAACCTGAACATGGGACCGGACAAGGGTGACTTTGCACGCGACTACGCCTTCGGCGCCGACGTGAAGCCAGACGCGCCCCGCCTGGAGGCCACGTTCATGGGCATCAAGCGGCCCGACGGCCGCGTGGCCACGCGCAACTACATCGGCATCCTCTCCAGCGTGAACTGCTCGGCCACCGCGGCCAAGGCCATCGCGGCGCACTTCTCGCGCCAGACCAATCCGTCGGCACTGGCCGACTTCCCCAACATCGACGGCGTGGTGGCACTGACCCACGGCACGGGCTGCGGCATGGACACCGAAGGCCTGGGCATGCAGCTGCTGGAGCGCACCCTCACCGGTTACGCCACGCATGCCAACTTTGGCGGCGTGATCGCGATCGGCCTGGGTTGCGAGGCCGCGCAGATCACCGCCTGGCTGGCCCATGCCTCGCTGAAGGAGGGCGAGAACTTCCGCACCTTCAACATCCAGGACACCGGCGGCACGCAGAAGACCGTGAAGAAAGGCATCGAGCTGATCACCGAGATGCTGCCGCGCGTGAACGACGTAAAGCGCGAGCCCTGCAGCGCGTCCCACATCACCATCGGCCTGCAATGCGGCGGCTCGGACGGGTATTCGGGCATCAGCGCGAACCCGGCGCTCGGCGCGGCGGTGGACCTGCTGGTGGCGCATGGCGGCACGGCCATCCTCAGCGAAACGCCCGAGGTGTATGGCGCCGAGCATCTGCTCACGCGCCGCGCCGTCAAGCCCGAGATCGCCGAGAAGCTGGTGAACCGCATCAAGTGGTGGGAGCACTACACCGAGATCAACGGCGGCGAGATGAACAACAACCCATCGCCGGGCAACAAGGCCGGCGGGCTAACCACCATCCTCGAGAAATCGCTCGGCGCCGTGGCCAAGGGCGGCACGACCAACCTGGAGGGCGTGTACGAATACGCCGAGCCGGTAACGGCGCATGGCTTCGTCTTCATGGACACCCCCGGCTACGACCCGGTGAGCGCCACGGGCCAGGTGGCCGGCGGCGCCAACGTGATCTGCTTCACCACCGGCCGCGGCAGCGCCTACGGCTGCGCGCCATCGCCTTCGCTCAAGCTGGCCACCAACTCCGCACTGTGGCAGCGGCAGGAGGAGGACATGGACATCAACTGCGGCGAGATCATCGACGGCGGCAGCTCGGTGCAGGAGATGGGCCGGCGCATCTTCGAGCTGGTGCTGGCGACCGCCTCGGGCGAGCGCAGCAAGAGCGAGAAGCATGGCTATGGGCAGAACGAGTTCGTGCCATGGCAGGTCGGCGCCGTCATGTGA
- a CDS encoding DUF2079 domain-containing protein, with product MNVAAIRGGSILRSLRIVLFSLVGLVLLALLANYFRRITPLRHLDSVFLFESVDSILAHGLPLSHTVLSWPVVAPMLDWPVARICAAALPFLEGDGYNVLDNHAYFLLYPIAVLARLIGTHDAFAWLNAAAHLALVLMPWVFLRRSGLPVLAVAAFAIAVAAWPAWSLSAMGDYYLDRLYMPLMLGLLYLLHRGALQEGALTRGRLAGIACVALLAAMTTERATIMVLAALLFFVVLALPWRRVRAQAGFWLGLPLLLVAYLAWYFSVMFHGFEGGGSLRANAYLTARALVERFHDPRMVVFALTNLLFLGWMACLAGWRYLLLALGALLPNLIVTTGGAELNGWVTHYHAMYIPFLVFAASIGFARFMDWLPQGGARVLVAIASASASLVLAATYQPFEATFTAPAADRTQGGILRAVYRFYVHRDQSPERAMLFWIQQLPDAVSAGARVSAVEGAMPVLYHSHALALYPSGLDHADVLVISGALVDGKAAFVTGLPYPGNAEQVAQVNACLLERAIRQGFAVEREILGAGLIVLRRSAAPQPAIAAPRS from the coding sequence ATGAACGTTGCAGCCATCAGGGGAGGCAGCATCCTGCGGAGCCTTCGTATTGTGCTGTTCTCGCTGGTCGGACTGGTGCTGCTGGCGCTCCTAGCCAACTATTTCCGTCGCATTACGCCGCTGCGGCACCTGGACAGCGTGTTTCTGTTCGAGTCGGTGGATTCCATCCTGGCGCACGGCCTGCCGCTGTCGCACACGGTCCTGTCGTGGCCCGTGGTCGCGCCTATGCTGGACTGGCCGGTCGCGCGTATCTGTGCCGCTGCCTTGCCGTTCCTGGAGGGCGATGGCTACAACGTGCTGGACAACCACGCGTACTTCCTGTTGTACCCGATCGCGGTGCTGGCGCGGCTTATAGGGACGCACGATGCTTTCGCCTGGCTCAATGCCGCAGCGCACCTGGCCCTGGTGCTGATGCCCTGGGTGTTCCTGCGTCGCTCCGGCCTGCCCGTGCTGGCGGTCGCCGCGTTCGCCATTGCCGTTGCGGCTTGGCCGGCTTGGTCGCTCTCGGCCATGGGCGACTACTACCTCGACCGGCTCTACATGCCGCTCATGCTCGGGTTGCTGTACCTGCTGCATCGGGGGGCCTTGCAGGAAGGGGCGCTCACACGCGGCAGACTGGCGGGCATCGCGTGCGTCGCGTTGCTCGCGGCCATGACGACCGAGCGCGCCACCATCATGGTGCTGGCCGCGCTGCTATTCTTCGTCGTGTTGGCGCTGCCATGGCGCCGCGTGCGCGCGCAGGCAGGGTTCTGGCTGGGCCTCCCTCTGCTGCTGGTGGCCTACCTCGCCTGGTACTTCAGCGTTATGTTTCACGGCTTTGAGGGGGGCGGCAGCCTGCGCGCCAACGCCTACTTGACCGCGCGCGCGCTGGTCGAGCGATTCCATGATCCGCGCATGGTGGTGTTTGCGCTAACCAATCTGCTGTTCCTGGGCTGGATGGCCTGTCTGGCGGGCTGGCGTTATCTGCTGCTCGCCCTGGGGGCGCTGCTGCCGAACCTGATCGTGACCACCGGCGGCGCCGAGCTGAACGGCTGGGTCACGCACTACCACGCCATGTACATTCCCTTCCTGGTGTTCGCCGCCTCGATCGGTTTCGCCCGATTTATGGACTGGCTGCCACAGGGCGGCGCGCGCGTACTGGTGGCGATAGCCAGCGCCAGTGCTTCATTAGTTCTGGCTGCCACCTATCAGCCCTTCGAAGCTACCTTCACCGCACCTGCGGCCGATCGGACGCAGGGCGGGATCCTGCGGGCGGTTTATCGCTTCTATGTACACCGCGATCAATCGCCGGAGCGAGCTATGTTGTTTTGGATCCAGCAGCTTCCGGATGCCGTCTCTGCCGGTGCAAGAGTTAGTGCGGTCGAAGGCGCAATGCCGGTGCTGTACCATTCGCACGCGTTGGCACTGTACCCCTCAGGCCTCGACCACGCGGACGTGTTGGTTATCTCTGGCGCGCTGGTTGACGGTAAGGCAGCGTTCGTGACCGGCTTGCCTTATCCAGGCAATGCGGAGCAGGTCGCGCAGGTGAACGCTTGCTTGCTGGAGCGAGCAATTCGGCAAGGTTTCGCCGTGGAGCGGGAGATTCTCGGTGCGGGGCTGATTGTGTTGCGCCGATCAGCGGCTCCCCAGCCAGCGATCGCGGCGCCGCGTTCCTGA
- a CDS encoding glycosyltransferase family 2 protein: MSSPPLISVVVPVFRNAPTLLPTFEGVLAVRDQNFPDLDFEMVLVDDGSDDDSWQAMQGLYAAYPAHVRLLKLSRNFGQVSAILAGCEAARGDAVVTLSADLQDPPGLIAQMVACWREGSEVVIAHREARDDDVAATLFSRLAYGIARRANPRIPRGGFDYLLLSHRAARLLLSFKGRHRFFQGDVLWLGFPTTFLPYVRQKRPVGRSGWSFAKKFKYFTDLLLDSSYFPIRLMSCLGFVTAIAGLVYALVIVFAWFHNETPFPGYAPIMITQLIVGGLIMMMLGVVGEYLWRIYDDVKQRPLYIVEKAVISDTSLAHAPLADVRVAGSLSADQNAPAANTSQ; this comes from the coding sequence ATGTCTTCTCCTCCTCTTATTTCCGTGGTCGTGCCTGTTTTTCGCAACGCACCGACGCTGCTGCCCACCTTCGAGGGAGTGCTCGCCGTGCGAGATCAGAACTTTCCCGACCTCGACTTCGAGATGGTGCTGGTCGACGACGGCTCGGACGACGACTCCTGGCAGGCGATGCAGGGCCTGTACGCGGCTTATCCCGCGCATGTTCGCCTGCTTAAGCTATCGCGCAATTTCGGCCAGGTGAGTGCCATCCTGGCCGGTTGCGAGGCTGCACGCGGTGACGCCGTCGTCACCCTCTCGGCCGATCTGCAGGACCCGCCCGGGCTCATCGCCCAGATGGTGGCATGTTGGCGCGAGGGTTCAGAAGTGGTGATCGCCCATCGTGAGGCGCGCGACGACGACGTCGCCGCCACACTGTTTTCGCGCCTGGCCTACGGGATCGCCCGGCGCGCAAACCCGCGTATTCCGCGAGGCGGTTTCGACTACTTGCTTCTGAGCCACCGTGCCGCGCGGCTGCTGTTGTCGTTCAAGGGGCGGCATCGCTTCTTTCAGGGCGACGTGCTGTGGCTCGGCTTTCCCACGACCTTCCTGCCCTATGTGCGCCAGAAGCGGCCGGTGGGCCGCTCTGGGTGGTCGTTCGCGAAGAAGTTCAAGTACTTCACCGACTTGCTGCTTGACTCCTCGTACTTTCCGATCCGGCTGATGTCCTGCCTGGGTTTTGTTACGGCCATCGCCGGTCTGGTGTACGCCCTGGTGATCGTGTTCGCTTGGTTTCATAACGAGACACCGTTTCCAGGCTACGCGCCCATCATGATTACCCAATTGATCGTCGGCGGACTGATTATGATGATGCTAGGCGTCGTCGGCGAGTACCTCTGGCGCATCTACGACGACGTGAAGCAGCGCCCGCTGTACATTGTCGAGAAGGCTGTGATCTCCGACACGTCGCTCGCTCACGCGCCCCTCGCCGATGTGCGTGTCGCCGGTTCGCTTTCCGCCGATCAGAATGCACCAGCCGCGAATACCTCGCAGTGA
- a CDS encoding MraY family glycosyltransferase, with translation MLFLLFLSFWVSMFTGMLVVRRARGHAKRYGDAMPQRFHVGDVPRLGGLAVFVGLLVAWGAAIALFFVENYGNLGVPASLVCGWTLAVLPALVGGIAEDLTQRLSVRYRLTLTGLSGLFAIWLVGASVPRLGIPLVDMLLFSAPWLGMVLALIAIMGLPHAFNIIDGYNGLSGMVALIVSLALIYVSLQVGDRQLAGMLICLTGATAGFLIWNYPRGMLFAGDGGAYLWGVVIALGSVVLVQRHNMVSPWFPMLLLIYPVWETFFSIYRKLTRGVSPGVADALHFHQLIYRRIVHGVFHDDESRRVLMRNNRTSPYLWAFTLLTVVPAVLFWRNTAVLMGFTALFVVTYVAAYMMIIRFKVPRWLRR, from the coding sequence ATGTTATTTCTGTTATTTCTGAGCTTCTGGGTGAGTATGTTTACCGGGATGTTGGTTGTGCGCCGAGCGCGCGGCCATGCGAAGCGTTACGGTGACGCCATGCCCCAGCGGTTTCACGTGGGGGATGTGCCTCGCTTAGGTGGCTTGGCGGTCTTTGTCGGGCTATTGGTCGCCTGGGGTGCTGCGATTGCGCTGTTTTTCGTCGAAAACTACGGGAATCTGGGCGTCCCGGCGTCGTTGGTCTGTGGCTGGACTTTGGCCGTGCTGCCGGCCTTGGTCGGAGGCATCGCGGAGGATCTCACGCAGCGGCTGAGTGTGCGTTATCGCTTGACGCTGACTGGTTTATCCGGCTTATTCGCTATATGGCTCGTTGGGGCCTCGGTACCTCGGCTTGGTATTCCTTTGGTGGACATGCTCCTATTCAGCGCCCCCTGGCTCGGCATGGTCCTCGCCCTCATCGCCATCATGGGCCTCCCCCACGCCTTCAACATCATTGACGGCTACAACGGCCTCTCGGGCATGGTCGCGTTGATCGTCTCCTTGGCGCTCATCTACGTGTCTTTGCAAGTGGGCGACCGCCAACTCGCCGGCATGCTCATCTGCCTCACCGGCGCCACAGCTGGCTTCCTGATCTGGAACTATCCCCGCGGCATGCTGTTCGCCGGGGATGGCGGGGCCTACCTCTGGGGCGTGGTGATCGCGCTGGGCAGCGTCGTGCTGGTGCAGCGGCACAACATGGTCTCGCCCTGGTTTCCGATGCTGCTGTTGATCTACCCGGTATGGGAGACTTTCTTCTCCATCTACCGCAAGCTCACGCGGGGCGTGTCGCCGGGCGTGGCCGATGCCTTGCACTTTCACCAGCTCATCTACCGCCGCATCGTGCACGGCGTCTTCCATGACGACGAGTCCCGCCGGGTGCTGATGCGCAACAACCGCACCTCGCCGTACCTGTGGGCCTTCACCTTGCTGACCGTGGTGCCGGCCGTGCTCTTCTGGCGCAATACCGCCGTGCTGATGGGTTTTACCGCGCTGTTCGTCGTCACCTACGTAGCGGCCTACATGATGATCATCCGCTTCAAGGTGCCGCGCTGGCTGCGGCGGTAG
- the slmA gene encoding nucleoid occlusion factor SlmA, whose translation MPDADALESAPALAPVAAPPVVRKRPKPGERRVQILQALAAMLEQPGAERITTAALAARLEVSEAALYRHFASKAQMFEGLIEFIEQSVFSLINQIVARHALAVEAAAVPDATAGPRQAGRLVVMLLQFAEKNPGMTRVMVGDALVFENERLQQRMNLFFDKIEATLRQCLRPSDGATPTVDAQVQASLLTAFVVGRLQRFARSGFKRLPSEYLEASLARLLA comes from the coding sequence ATGCCTGACGCCGACGCCCTCGAATCCGCCCCAGCGCTGGCGCCGGTGGCGGCCCCGCCGGTCGTCCGCAAGCGCCCCAAGCCCGGCGAGCGCCGCGTGCAGATCCTGCAGGCCCTGGCCGCGATGCTGGAGCAACCCGGTGCCGAGCGCATCACCACGGCGGCGCTGGCCGCCAGGCTCGAGGTGAGCGAGGCCGCGCTGTACCGGCACTTCGCCAGCAAGGCACAGATGTTCGAGGGGCTGATCGAGTTCATCGAGCAATCGGTGTTCTCGCTGATCAACCAGATCGTCGCGCGCCACGCCCTGGCCGTGGAAGCTGCAGCCGTGCCCGATGCCACCGCCGGTCCGCGCCAGGCGGGTCGGTTGGTGGTGATGCTGCTCCAGTTTGCGGAAAAAAACCCTGGCATGACGCGTGTCATGGTCGGCGACGCGCTGGTGTTCGAGAACGAACGGCTGCAGCAACGCATGAACCTGTTCTTCGACAAGATCGAGGCCACCTTGCGGCAGTGCCTGCGCCCTTCCGATGGCGCCACGCCAACGGTGGACGCCCAGGTGCAGGCCTCGCTGCTGACCGCCTTCGTGGTCGGGCGGCTGCAGCGTTTCGCCCGCTCGGGGTTCAAGCGGCTGCCGTCGGAATACCTGGAAGCCAGCCTGGCGCGCTTGCTGGCCTAG
- a CDS encoding glycosyltransferase, which translates to MQRSATSRLSVTVSIVSHGHLELALPLLQQLDTYSHTVIDRVLLTINIPEKSDLADLALRFPVDVINNRQPKGFGANHNHAFLACKAPWFLILNPDIRLTADVLGPLVTRADAKSGLLAPRIIEPGKMAPENHRALITPKEILSRHSRHYQSPAVPVWIPGMFMLFRSKTFAEINGFDERFFMYGEDFDICARARLAGWQLQVDENLRAIHDARRASHKSHRHLYWHVASLLKVWMSAAFWRYRKLCRYSASI; encoded by the coding sequence ATGCAAAGATCAGCCACATCCCGCCTATCCGTCACGGTTTCGATTGTCAGCCACGGACATTTGGAACTCGCACTTCCGCTGCTGCAGCAGCTTGATACATACAGCCACACCGTGATCGACAGGGTGCTGCTGACAATCAACATTCCAGAGAAAAGTGATTTAGCGGATTTAGCCTTGCGATTTCCCGTCGACGTCATCAATAACAGACAGCCCAAAGGCTTCGGGGCGAACCATAACCATGCCTTCTTGGCATGCAAAGCGCCATGGTTTCTTATTCTCAATCCCGATATACGCCTGACGGCCGATGTGCTCGGGCCGCTCGTCACTCGAGCAGACGCAAAGAGCGGGCTGTTGGCTCCGCGCATCATCGAGCCGGGAAAAATGGCGCCGGAAAATCATCGCGCACTTATCACGCCAAAGGAAATATTGAGTCGGCACTCCAGACATTACCAAAGCCCCGCCGTACCGGTTTGGATTCCAGGCATGTTCATGCTGTTCCGAAGCAAGACCTTCGCAGAAATCAATGGCTTTGACGAGCGGTTCTTCATGTATGGGGAAGATTTCGACATCTGTGCGCGAGCACGATTGGCTGGCTGGCAATTACAAGTTGATGAGAACTTGCGAGCCATCCACGATGCTCGGCGTGCCAGTCACAAAAGCCACCGCCATCTCTATTGGCATGTCGCAAGCCTGCTGAAAGTATGGATGTCTGCGGCTTTCTGGCGGTATCGGAAGCTCTGTCGATATTCAGCAAGCATCTAA